The Candidatus Baltobacteraceae bacterium sequence TACCCAAACCGACGCGGAGCAGGAGCGCACGATCCTCCAAGGCGTCTGCCCCGCGAGCGACTATGGCCGCCTGGCTTCGCGTCTCTACGCGCTCGAGGCCTGGGGCGATCTGCTCGGCTACGCCACCATCGGACCGAGCCCAATGGACAAGATCTGCCCCGACGCCAACAAGAAAGTCATGATCGGGACGGCCGCGCATGCCTGGCAACAACTCGCACTGGCGGCAACGGTCACATCGACGCCTACCTCCTTGGTGGCGACGTTGACCCCGCAGGTTCGAGCGTTGGCCGCAAAAGGAGGGTTGACGCTGCCCCCCTTTGCTCAGGCGACGGCGTATTGGGAGCAGCATTACGAGAACAGCGCGAAGCAAGCAATGATCGATTGCGGTTCCAAGATGATGATGCCCACGCCGACGCCGTAGCGCTCAATCCGCTGCGCGCAGCACGCGCCAGTGCTCCTCTCCCTCAGGTTCCAAAAAACCCGCATCGGCCAGCGCCGCGAGCACCTCGTGCATCGCTGCGCGTTCGTTTTTGTTCGGCATGCCGGCCCAGCGCATCGCTGCCTCGTTCAGGTGAATCGTGCTGTTCGGAACAAGGAGCTCGCGCACAAACGACTCGGGAAGTTTGACACGTTCCATGCGTCGTCGCAGCGGTTCGAGCGCTTCGGTGAATGCACTCATTCCCGCTCTTCTTTCGGCTGCGTGACCAGCGAGACCATTGCGCGATCGGCGAGCGCCGGCAGCCATTCACCTAGAACAGTGGCTGCGGTTTGCCAGGGAACGGCGTTGACGCGCGCGGCGCGCCGCTCGATGCCGCCTAGGATCGCGGCAGCGACGCGTTCAGGCGTGGCATGCCACCACGCGGGCCGTTCGTGCATGCCCGAGGCGCGCGAGAATTCCGTGTCGACGACGCCGGGGTCGACGTAGGTGACGAAGACGCCGCGCGGACGCAGCTCGCGCCGCAGTTGAATGGCCGCGGCACGAACCGCGGCCTTCGCCGGCGCATATGCGCCGTAACCGGGCGAGGGCACCCGGGCAAGTCCCGAGCCGAAGAACACGAACCCGCCCCGCGCGCGTTCCACCGCGCCGAGCGTCGCGGACGCGATGCGCAGCGGCGCCGCGACGTGCAGTTGCCACTGCCGTTCGATCTGCTCCGCGCTTTCATCGAGCAACGTCGAGGCGTGCGCCGCGCCGGCGTTATTGACCACGACGTCGATGCGATCGAACGCGCGCAGTGCATGCTCCACGATTGCCTGCGGTGTCTCGAGCGCGATGACGTCGGCGACGAGCGCCGCGCACGTTCCGCCGCGCAAACGGATGTCACGCGCGACCTCTTCGAGGCGCTCACGGCGACGCGCGACCAGCAACACGCCCCAGCCGGCTTCCGCCGCGCGGCGCGCGAGCGCGGCGCCGATCCCCGAACTAGCCCCGGTAACGACGATAGAGCGCATCGATCCCCGCAGGAAGGCTGGCATAGAACTCGGCTTCGTCGGCGATCGGCGGCGGCGTCGCGCTGACCGTGCGCCGCTCTGCCGCGAAGCGCGCGAGCACGCGCGCGACCGGCTTCTCGCCGCCGTCGGCGCGAATCATGCCGAACCGCAGTTCGTGCGGCGCTAGGTCGAACGGCGGTTGATCGGCGAGCGA is a genomic window containing:
- a CDS encoding SDR family NAD(P)-dependent oxidoreductase, with the protein product MRSIVVTGASSGIGAALARRAAEAGWGVLLVARRRERLEEVARDIRLRGGTCAALVADVIALETPQAIVEHALRAFDRIDVVVNNAGAAHASTLLDESAEQIERQWQLHVAAPLRIASATLGAVERARGGFVFFGSGLARVPSPGYGAYAPAKAAVRAAAIQLRRELRPRGVFVTYVDPGVVDTEFSRASGMHERPAWWHATPERVAAAILGGIERRAARVNAVPWQTAATVLGEWLPALADRAMVSLVTQPKEERE